In Kangiella profundi, one DNA window encodes the following:
- a CDS encoding CDP-alcohol phosphatidyltransferase family protein, translating to MSLSILPNIITIMRIILIIPFAYYVMVEQYALALIIFLIAGLSDGLDGLLAKRFRWQSRFGSITDPLADKLLLLVALLLLVVKGHISWTLFWVSTARDVIIVGGATSYHYLVGPYEMQPSLISKWNTALLILLVLLVLLTVAGWYPVPELLLQGLEITVILTCIISGLHYIWLGVVNYKSVKNQAKSHSSPQSHSSSDSTEPPEQ from the coding sequence ATGAGCTTAAGTATACTGCCAAATATCATTACTATCATGCGGATAATTCTGATTATTCCGTTTGCTTACTATGTGATGGTCGAACAGTATGCGCTTGCTTTGATTATTTTCCTTATTGCAGGCCTGTCTGACGGACTTGATGGTTTGCTGGCGAAGCGTTTTCGTTGGCAAAGTCGCTTTGGCTCTATCACTGATCCACTTGCAGATAAGTTATTATTATTGGTAGCGCTTCTACTGTTAGTGGTTAAGGGGCATATCTCGTGGACCTTGTTCTGGGTTTCAACTGCAAGAGACGTGATTATTGTTGGTGGTGCTACTAGCTACCATTACCTTGTTGGCCCCTATGAGATGCAACCCTCACTGATTTCTAAGTGGAATACCGCGTTATTGATTTTGCTTGTGCTGTTGGTGCTTTTAACTGTTGCGGGTTGGTATCCGGTTCCTGAGTTACTTTTGCAAGGTTTAGAAATAACAGTGATATTGACCTGTATCATCAGTGGCCTACATTACATCTGGCTGGGTGTCGTTAATTACAAGTCAGTGAAAAATCAAGCAAAGTCACATTCGAGCCCGCAATCGCACTCAAGCTCAGACTCGACTGAGCCACCAGAACAATAA
- the hda gene encoding DnaA regulatory inactivator Hda — protein sequence MQQLPLDIELHSDATFANFVEGENQLLLQKLDSICQGDNDFIYIYSEKGHGRSHLLQALTHAFSEQNPDKLIAYLPLDNSMLHPQMLDGLVAFDCVSLDGVDEVIGELEWQTAIFNLYNQLKEQGKSLLITGLLAPSQMKIELQDLKSRLSAMFIYNIKPLNDEEKRILLQKKAQERGLELGTDVAQYLLARQQRDLPTLLEILDKLDQASLQAKRKLTIPFIKEVLDL from the coding sequence ATGCAGCAACTACCTCTCGATATTGAGCTTCACTCTGACGCAACCTTTGCAAATTTTGTGGAGGGCGAAAATCAGCTTTTGCTGCAAAAGCTCGATAGCATATGTCAGGGGGACAATGACTTCATCTATATCTACTCCGAAAAGGGTCACGGCCGTAGTCATCTGTTGCAGGCACTCACTCACGCTTTTTCAGAACAAAACCCAGACAAACTTATCGCTTATTTGCCTTTAGATAACAGCATGTTGCATCCTCAAATGTTAGATGGGTTAGTGGCTTTTGACTGTGTCTCGCTTGATGGAGTTGATGAAGTCATAGGGGAGCTTGAATGGCAAACGGCAATTTTCAATCTTTACAATCAGCTGAAAGAACAGGGCAAAAGCCTGCTAATCACCGGGTTATTGGCTCCATCGCAGATGAAAATCGAGCTTCAGGATCTTAAATCCAGGCTATCAGCCATGTTTATCTATAATATCAAGCCGCTAAACGATGAAGAAAAAAGGATCCTATTACAAAAGAAGGCCCAAGAGAGAGGACTGGAGCTTGGGACTGATGTTGCTCAATATTTGCTGGCTCGCCAGCAACGGGATTTGCCCACATTGCTGGAAATTTTAGATAAGTTGGATCAGGCTTCTCTTCAGGCCAAGCGTAAGCTGACGATTCCTTTCATCAAAGAAGTCCTTGATTTGTAA
- a CDS encoding carboxymuconolactone decarboxylase family protein, whose translation MTHPFEEFRQKRELGNAKALDTDSLLIKRFFGLDKTAYGEGVLNSKTKELLGLVASMVLRCNDCIDYHLEQCVKQGWNKAELDEAMGVAMLVGGSIVIPHLRHAKLSLEFLFEEQSNS comes from the coding sequence ATGACTCATCCTTTTGAAGAGTTCCGTCAGAAAAGAGAGCTTGGCAATGCTAAAGCACTTGATACTGACAGTTTGCTAATAAAGCGTTTCTTTGGCTTAGATAAAACAGCATATGGTGAAGGTGTTCTTAACTCAAAAACTAAAGAACTGCTGGGGTTGGTTGCATCCATGGTTTTGCGCTGTAACGACTGTATTGATTATCACTTGGAACAGTGCGTAAAACAGGGGTGGAATAAGGCTGAACTGGATGAAGCTATGGGTGTTGCAATGCTGGTTGGTGGTTCAATCGTTATACCACATTTAAGACATGCCAAACTTAGTCTTGAGTTTCTTTTTGAAGAGCAATCAAATAGCTAA
- a CDS encoding pentapeptide repeat-containing protein: MSLTSEDNKELLNILMQGEKVWNQWRKENPKTHANFDGQDLRGLDLSGCDLSEMSFVGANLAYSDLQGVALIASNLTDANLCYCNLTGAKLIAANLKQANLSHANLLHANLLTAICFRTDLSSVDLRDHDLRGQDLREANLSGADLRNQNLEGLDMQGAKLIGTKMENVNLRDTNLNKSNLSDVDLSSCRIEGVSLKSANLSNANLSGLDLSGFNLSGVNFKGADLRSANLTKANLDNAILSAAKLWQVQTNGWSIRNIECSHASWDQRGRDYTHYAKNQFEKLFADKITFTLRYQRMLSYQDLATLPFLIEHLEASYWGCKLRIRDIRNEPGDTRAIIVVEDTGGLNPTMLEASLRQEAEKLQSIQISLQSERKLQFEIRESLQAIKDKYWPKLLELSEIDSDAKTRRLAVLFTDLKGFSHWTEEDRTEKLSLFRGLLKPVLKKWQASYPNMEGDSLRATFQNVESALSCAAMIQKVLAGAGFALRIGLDIGEVKITHNEITEQLDIEGDAINFAARLESMAEPGEVLVSENVRHYAIQADSAFTFKEQRLALKKAVGDKQAGDKIVCYSAQPLAFVQPPES, from the coding sequence ATGTCTCTGACCTCAGAGGATAATAAAGAATTATTAAATATATTAATGCAAGGGGAAAAAGTCTGGAATCAATGGCGCAAAGAGAACCCGAAAACTCACGCCAATTTTGACGGACAAGATCTTCGAGGCCTGGACCTGTCTGGTTGTGACCTTTCTGAAATGAGTTTCGTTGGAGCCAATCTTGCCTATTCGGATTTACAGGGTGTAGCCCTGATCGCGAGTAACCTTACAGATGCAAATTTATGTTACTGCAATCTTACAGGTGCCAAGCTGATTGCAGCAAACTTGAAGCAAGCCAACTTAAGTCATGCCAATTTACTACATGCCAATTTATTAACCGCTATTTGTTTTAGAACCGATTTATCCAGCGTAGATTTGCGCGATCATGATTTGCGTGGTCAAGATTTACGTGAGGCAAATTTAAGCGGTGCAGATTTACGAAATCAAAACCTGGAAGGTTTGGATATGCAGGGTGCTAAATTAATTGGCACTAAAATGGAAAACGTCAATTTACGTGATACTAATTTAAACAAATCTAATCTTTCTGATGTGGATTTGTCCAGCTGTCGAATTGAAGGTGTGAGTTTAAAAAGTGCAAATTTAAGTAACGCAAATCTATCTGGGTTGGATCTTTCGGGTTTTAATTTAAGCGGTGTTAATTTTAAAGGTGCGGATCTACGTAGTGCTAACTTGACTAAAGCCAATCTCGATAATGCTATTTTAAGCGCTGCAAAATTATGGCAGGTTCAAACTAACGGCTGGTCAATCCGTAATATTGAATGCAGTCATGCAAGCTGGGATCAGCGTGGCCGCGACTATACTCATTATGCAAAGAATCAATTTGAAAAACTGTTCGCAGACAAGATAACGTTTACGTTACGTTACCAGCGTATGCTTTCCTATCAAGATCTGGCAACTTTACCTTTTTTGATTGAGCACCTTGAAGCCAGTTATTGGGGATGTAAGCTGCGTATTCGAGATATACGGAATGAGCCAGGAGATACAAGAGCTATCATTGTGGTCGAGGATACAGGAGGTCTAAACCCGACTATGCTTGAAGCCAGTTTGCGTCAGGAGGCTGAAAAATTACAGTCAATTCAAATCAGTCTTCAGTCAGAACGTAAGTTGCAATTTGAAATTCGTGAGTCGCTACAGGCCATTAAAGATAAATACTGGCCAAAACTGCTAGAGCTGTCGGAGATTGATAGCGATGCTAAAACACGTCGCCTGGCAGTATTGTTTACCGATTTAAAAGGCTTTTCTCATTGGACTGAAGAAGATAGAACTGAAAAGTTGTCATTGTTCCGGGGCTTATTAAAACCGGTATTGAAGAAATGGCAGGCTAGTTATCCAAATATGGAAGGCGACTCGTTAAGAGCGACCTTTCAAAATGTCGAGAGTGCTCTAAGCTGTGCCGCGATGATTCAGAAAGTTCTGGCGGGTGCTGGTTTTGCCTTACGTATCGGCTTAGACATAGGTGAGGTTAAGATCACACACAACGAAATCACCGAGCAGCTTGATATTGAGGGCGATGCGATAAACTTTGCAGCGCGTCTTGAATCAATGGCTGAGCCGGGTGAAGTTCTGGTGTCAGAAAATGTTCGACATTATGCTATTCAGGCGGACTCTGCATTTACTTTTAAAGAGCAACGTTTGGCCTTAAAAAAGGCCGTTGGCGATAAGCAGGCCGGTGATAAGATTGTCTGTTACTCGGCACAACCACTGGCATTTGTGCAGCCTCCGGAGTCATAG
- a CDS encoding TolB family protein produces the protein MTFTPRSVLLLTAVLFFPASIFAEEETPSIPSTDITIIPIESDGKLTKVDAGNALNVLHNEGYDNQPHFSVDGKQLYFTRMLDQQTDIFIYRFDDKQLSNITNTQNISEYSPTVFNTSSLSVIAVNPEGQQHLRLVSLVGDSQKVLNPAIEPVGYHAWLNNELAAVFVLGDVMTLQLFDINSDGESKPLTENIGRCLQRIEENKVSFTQVIDGKHHLFTLNHKAEVETTGIVLPDGVQDYVWWDSEGVLVGQNSQLWYISSTQKKQIADLQELNINNITRLALHKSKQKLAIVHE, from the coding sequence ATGACATTTACGCCCAGGTCGGTATTGTTATTAACAGCGGTTTTATTTTTTCCAGCAAGCATTTTCGCAGAAGAAGAAACTCCTTCCATTCCTTCTACAGATATCACCATTATTCCTATTGAGTCTGATGGGAAACTTACTAAAGTTGATGCTGGCAATGCTCTTAATGTGTTGCATAACGAAGGTTATGATAACCAGCCTCACTTTTCAGTAGATGGCAAGCAACTCTATTTCACTCGAATGCTCGACCAGCAAACCGATATTTTTATTTATCGATTTGATGATAAGCAGTTATCTAATATCACCAATACTCAAAATATCAGCGAGTACTCTCCCACTGTTTTCAATACCTCTAGCCTAAGCGTGATAGCAGTAAACCCCGAAGGCCAGCAACATCTACGCTTGGTTAGTTTAGTTGGTGATTCACAAAAAGTCCTTAACCCGGCAATTGAACCTGTTGGTTACCATGCCTGGCTTAATAATGAGTTGGCAGCTGTTTTTGTGCTTGGCGACGTAATGACCTTGCAGTTATTTGATATTAACTCTGATGGGGAATCAAAACCGCTAACTGAAAACATTGGCCGTTGTTTGCAGAGAATTGAAGAAAATAAAGTCAGTTTTACTCAGGTTATCGATGGTAAGCACCATTTGTTCACCTTGAATCATAAGGCTGAAGTTGAGACGACAGGCATAGTATTACCTGACGGTGTTCAGGATTATGTCTGGTGGGATTCTGAAGGAGTGCTGGTTGGTCAAAACAGTCAACTATGGTATATAAGTAGTACTCAAAAGAAACAGATTGCAGATTTACAAGAATTAAATATAAACAACATCACTAGGCTTGCATTACATAAAAGTAAACAAAAACTTGCGATAGTCCACGAGTAA
- a CDS encoding bifunctional diguanylate cyclase/phosphodiesterase, with protein sequence MKRKAKPLPFLVKNLIAIGIILLLGFAFLFLAGRWLESTEHQYAEERFNDVSMRYLLKVSNDVERFIDDVDQLATFFSLSEKVTRFEFEHFAMSNLVKHGGVQAFEYVQIVRHEQLDTFLETAREAYPDFTLTEKKEDGSLIPLVLNRDTYYPILYAYPYEENKEVIGYDPYNAEPRQEALERAISVNDTTISSRMELHQHPGKSAALVFSPAFKYEKEGKVFEIIGFAEGVFVLEDLISESSDDLARFGLTLVIKDVTDGEPVLLLEHHSRGERQIDEEHYFAIDKTFSFGGRQWSMEIIGNIEEFYLPLSNARYSLILVVVLLGILLCYFMYLVFVLYRNNQVLMESKGQLRKNINELESSRNQLVYQANHDFLTDLENRFALDKFLIELIEHKTKQSHVACLLDIDKFNLVNDSFGHEAGNFVLKQFAKVIQNNISKDDRAYRLSADEFLVIFDTMQLESAYHVIDKIINIVHDTVFDWSQMNINVHASAGMAVISSDTQGASEVLSELASARTIAKEKGGNRIHVFDKNDPESVHFHNQVLWVNRINKALDEDRFALRVQTIKSLNSTGDLKEVLVVMLDEEGGMIPPIEFIPAAERFNLMHKVDHWVVDRVLEYLEANTQASEFLWCINLSGVSLNSEEFRNRLVEQVSESPELAKYIVFEITETAAINNYELVKTFIDNLNDYGCKFALDDFGSGMSSYGYLRNIPVDFIKVDGSFIKQILENDYDQTIVKSICEISVQLGIKTIAEFVENEQVLNKIEEMGFDYGQGYHIDKPKLI encoded by the coding sequence ATGAAACGAAAGGCGAAGCCGCTACCATTTTTGGTAAAGAACCTGATTGCAATTGGCATCATTCTGCTTTTGGGCTTTGCATTTTTATTCCTAGCTGGTAGATGGTTAGAGTCAACAGAACATCAATATGCCGAAGAGCGCTTTAATGATGTGTCCATGCGCTATCTGCTCAAGGTTTCCAATGATGTTGAGCGGTTTATTGATGATGTTGATCAGCTGGCAACTTTCTTTTCACTTTCCGAAAAAGTCACCCGATTTGAGTTTGAGCACTTTGCGATGAGTAACTTGGTCAAACATGGCGGCGTCCAGGCTTTCGAATATGTTCAGATTGTAAGACATGAACAACTGGATACCTTTTTGGAGACTGCACGAGAAGCATATCCTGACTTTACCCTGACTGAGAAAAAAGAAGATGGAAGTTTGATTCCACTGGTTCTGAATAGAGATACCTATTACCCGATCCTCTATGCATATCCTTATGAAGAAAATAAAGAAGTTATTGGTTACGATCCTTACAATGCTGAGCCACGACAGGAAGCCTTAGAGCGCGCTATTTCAGTAAATGATACAACCATCAGTTCTAGAATGGAGCTGCATCAGCATCCAGGTAAGTCCGCAGCCTTAGTTTTCTCTCCTGCATTCAAGTATGAAAAAGAAGGGAAGGTATTTGAAATTATTGGTTTCGCTGAGGGAGTATTTGTACTTGAGGATTTGATTAGTGAAAGCTCAGATGATTTGGCACGATTTGGTTTAACTCTGGTTATAAAGGATGTTACCGATGGCGAGCCTGTTCTTCTCCTTGAACACCACTCAAGGGGCGAGCGTCAAATTGACGAAGAGCATTATTTTGCCATTGATAAGACATTTAGTTTCGGTGGAAGACAGTGGAGTATGGAAATAATAGGCAACATCGAAGAGTTCTATTTACCATTATCCAACGCCCGATATTCTCTAATTTTAGTAGTGGTGCTACTTGGTATTCTGCTCTGCTACTTTATGTATCTGGTGTTTGTTCTTTATAGAAATAATCAGGTCCTCATGGAAAGTAAAGGTCAGCTAAGAAAGAATATTAATGAACTTGAATCTAGTCGTAATCAACTGGTTTATCAGGCTAATCATGACTTCCTGACCGATCTGGAAAACCGCTTTGCTTTGGACAAATTTTTAATCGAATTGATTGAGCACAAGACAAAGCAATCACATGTTGCCTGTCTGTTGGATATAGATAAGTTCAATCTGGTTAATGATTCATTTGGCCATGAAGCTGGTAACTTTGTATTGAAACAGTTCGCAAAAGTAATTCAGAACAACATCAGCAAAGATGACAGAGCTTACCGCCTAAGCGCCGATGAGTTCTTAGTTATTTTTGACACAATGCAATTAGAGTCTGCTTATCATGTGATCGATAAAATTATTAATATTGTCCATGATACTGTGTTTGATTGGAGTCAGATGAATATTAATGTCCATGCCAGTGCAGGTATGGCTGTCATCAGCTCTGATACTCAAGGTGCGAGTGAAGTTCTATCTGAGCTAGCATCAGCTAGAACTATTGCAAAGGAAAAAGGCGGAAACAGAATTCATGTTTTCGATAAAAATGATCCTGAGAGTGTACATTTTCATAATCAGGTACTGTGGGTTAATCGTATTAATAAAGCGTTGGATGAAGACCGCTTTGCTTTACGAGTGCAAACCATTAAGAGCTTAAATAGTACCGGTGATTTAAAAGAAGTTCTTGTCGTCATGCTGGATGAAGAGGGAGGAATGATTCCGCCTATTGAATTTATTCCAGCAGCAGAGCGCTTCAACTTAATGCACAAAGTTGATCACTGGGTTGTAGATCGTGTGCTTGAATATCTTGAAGCAAACACTCAGGCCAGCGAGTTCTTATGGTGTATTAACTTGTCAGGCGTATCACTCAACAGCGAAGAGTTTAGAAATCGTTTGGTAGAACAGGTTTCAGAGTCTCCAGAGCTGGCCAAATATATCGTATTTGAGATAACCGAAACTGCAGCCATTAATAATTATGAATTGGTAAAAACATTCATTGATAATTTGAATGATTACGGCTGCAAATTTGCTTTGGATGATTTCGGCAGTGGTATGTCTTCATATGGTTATTTAAGAAATATACCGGTTGATTTCATTAAAGTGGATGGTTCATTTATCAAGCAAATTCTTGAAAATGATTATGATCAGACCATTGTTAAAAGCATCTGTGAAATCAGCGTCCAGCTCGGCATTAAAACAATTGCTGAGTTTGTTGAAAACGAACAGGTTTTAAATAAGATTGAAGAAATGGGTTTTGACTATGGACAGGGTTATCATATAGATAAACCAAAGCTTATTTAA
- the pckA gene encoding phosphoenolpyruvate carboxykinase (ATP) yields the protein MSRNLDLSQYGIHSVSEIVYNPSYELLFEEETKPGAEGYEKGVVTDTGAVAVDTGIFTGRSPKDKYIVMDDTTRDTVWWSKNGVNDNKPISPEVWSDLKEVVTNQLSNSRLFVVDTFCGADEATRLKVRFITQVAWQAHFVKNMFIRPSEDELEGFEPDFVVMNGSKATNPKWQEHGLNSENFVAFNLTEKIQLIGGTWYGGEMKKGMFSMMNYLLPLKGIASMHCSANVGEKGDVAIFFGLSGTGKTTLSTDPKRALIGDDEHGWDDNGVFNFEGGCYAKTINLTEENEPDIYRAIRRDALLENVVVDENGKIDFDDGSKTENTRVSYPIYHIDNIVKPVSMAGHAQKVVFLTADAFGVLPPVAKLTPDQTQYYFLSGFTAKLAGTERGITEPTPTFSSCFGEAFLSLHPTQYAEVLEKRIQDAGAEVYLVNTGWNGTGKRISIKDTRGIIDAIMDGSIEECSFENLPYFNLAIPTELKGVDTNILNPQNTYSSAAEWEVKAKKLAEMFIKNFNRFADNDKAKALIPAGPTL from the coding sequence ATGTCTCGCAATCTTGATTTAAGCCAATATGGCATCCACTCAGTTTCAGAAATCGTTTATAACCCGTCTTACGAATTACTTTTTGAAGAAGAAACCAAGCCCGGCGCCGAAGGTTATGAAAAAGGCGTGGTTACTGACACTGGTGCAGTTGCGGTAGATACCGGTATTTTTACAGGCCGTTCACCAAAAGATAAATACATCGTTATGGATGACACTACTCGCGATACGGTGTGGTGGTCAAAAAATGGTGTAAACGACAACAAACCTATCTCTCCAGAAGTTTGGTCAGACTTAAAAGAGGTTGTGACCAATCAATTATCAAACAGCCGCCTGTTTGTAGTTGATACTTTCTGTGGTGCTGACGAAGCAACCCGTCTAAAAGTTCGTTTTATCACTCAAGTCGCCTGGCAGGCACACTTCGTTAAAAACATGTTCATTCGCCCTTCAGAAGACGAATTGGAAGGTTTTGAGCCTGATTTCGTGGTTATGAATGGTTCTAAAGCAACCAATCCTAAGTGGCAGGAGCATGGCTTAAACTCTGAAAACTTCGTTGCTTTCAATCTAACTGAGAAAATCCAGTTGATCGGTGGAACCTGGTATGGCGGTGAAATGAAAAAAGGTATGTTCTCAATGATGAACTACCTATTGCCATTAAAAGGTATCGCGTCAATGCACTGCTCAGCTAACGTGGGTGAAAAAGGCGATGTAGCCATCTTCTTTGGTCTTTCTGGTACCGGTAAAACTACCCTTTCTACTGACCCTAAGCGCGCGTTAATCGGTGATGATGAACATGGCTGGGATGATAATGGAGTCTTCAACTTCGAAGGCGGCTGTTACGCCAAGACCATTAATCTAACAGAAGAAAACGAACCAGATATCTACCGTGCTATTCGTCGTGACGCACTTCTTGAGAATGTTGTTGTTGACGAAAATGGTAAAATTGATTTCGACGACGGCAGTAAAACTGAGAATACTCGCGTTTCTTACCCAATTTATCATATTGATAATATCGTGAAGCCTGTTTCTATGGCAGGCCATGCTCAGAAAGTGGTTTTCCTTACTGCAGACGCATTCGGTGTACTACCTCCGGTTGCCAAGCTAACACCTGATCAAACTCAGTACTACTTCCTATCTGGCTTTACAGCCAAACTTGCAGGTACAGAGCGTGGCATTACTGAGCCAACACCAACCTTCTCCTCATGCTTTGGTGAAGCATTCCTGTCACTTCATCCGACTCAATATGCTGAAGTGCTGGAAAAGCGCATTCAAGATGCTGGCGCAGAAGTCTATCTGGTTAATACTGGTTGGAATGGTACTGGCAAACGTATATCTATCAAAGATACTCGCGGTATTATTGATGCGATTATGGATGGCTCTATTGAAGAGTGTTCATTTGAGAATTTACCTTACTTCAACTTAGCCATTCCAACAGAATTGAAAGGCGTTGATACCAACATCCTTAATCCGCAGAACACATATTCATCTGCAGCAGAGTGGGAAGTGAAAGCCAAGAAGCTTGCAGAAATGTTCATTAAGAACTTCAACCGCTTTGCTGACAATGACAAAGCCAAGGCTTTGATTCCAGCAGGTCCAACACTATAA
- the ispB gene encoding octaprenyl diphosphate synthase encodes MTLDQIRALVADDFDATNQIILDRLQSDVVLVNQVGQYIVAAGGKRLRPMLLLLAAKSLNYQGKFHPNLAAVIELIHTATLLHDDVVDESDLRRGRQTANAMFGNQASVLVGDYLYSRSFQMMVEVGEMRVMEVLSQTTNEVAAGEVLQLMNVNDPDVDEASYYQVIERKTAILFAAATQLAAILAGANSDIENGLREYGLQLGNAFQLIDDALDYAADTQELGKNVGDDLAEGKPTLPLIYAMQHASESDALMIRQAIEQGGLDNMEAILQVIEQTGAIEYTYQSAEKAVAKAIEALQPLPESQYKQALIGIAELSLRRNS; translated from the coding sequence ATGACCCTTGACCAAATTCGAGCTCTGGTTGCTGATGACTTTGATGCTACCAACCAAATCATTCTTGATAGACTGCAATCAGACGTCGTTCTGGTAAATCAGGTCGGTCAATATATTGTTGCTGCAGGTGGCAAAAGACTGCGTCCTATGCTTCTTCTTCTTGCGGCTAAGTCCTTAAATTACCAAGGGAAATTCCATCCCAACCTGGCGGCAGTCATTGAACTTATCCATACCGCGACATTACTCCATGATGATGTGGTAGATGAATCGGATCTACGTCGAGGTCGTCAGACTGCAAATGCCATGTTCGGAAACCAAGCTTCTGTACTCGTCGGTGATTACCTCTATAGCCGTTCTTTTCAAATGATGGTTGAAGTCGGTGAAATGCGAGTCATGGAAGTTTTATCGCAAACCACTAATGAAGTTGCTGCCGGAGAAGTGTTACAGCTCATGAATGTGAACGATCCCGATGTGGATGAAGCTTCTTATTATCAGGTTATTGAGCGTAAAACAGCGATTCTGTTTGCTGCGGCAACACAGCTGGCGGCCATTCTCGCCGGAGCGAACAGCGACATTGAAAATGGATTACGTGAATATGGTCTTCAACTGGGCAATGCCTTCCAGCTGATTGACGATGCTTTAGACTATGCGGCTGACACTCAGGAGCTGGGCAAGAATGTCGGTGATGATCTTGCCGAGGGAAAACCTACACTCCCTCTGATTTACGCCATGCAGCATGCGTCTGAAAGTGATGCCCTGATGATTCGACAGGCAATTGAACAAGGTGGACTTGATAATATGGAAGCCATTTTGCAAGTCATCGAGCAAACAGGCGCTATCGAATACACCTACCAATCTGCAGAGAAAGCAGTAGCCAAAGCTATAGAAGCGCTGCAACCGTTACCTGAGAGTCAATATAAGCAGGCGCTCATTGGTATTGCCGAACTATCGCTCAGGCGTAACTCATAA
- the rplU gene encoding 50S ribosomal protein L21, whose translation MYAVIKSGGKQHRVKEGQVVRLEKIEAETGANIDFNEVLMVADGENIQLGTPLVEGAVVSAEVVDHGRAKKVNILKFKRRKHHMKRQGHRQWYTEVKISGIALDGAKPAAKKATAKKAPAKKAAKTEGDDLTKLSGVGPVIVGKLNDAGITTFKQIAEWTAEDVAKFDEQLNFKGRIEREGWIEQAKELLKGE comes from the coding sequence ATGTACGCAGTAATCAAAAGTGGTGGTAAACAGCACCGCGTTAAAGAAGGCCAAGTTGTTCGCTTGGAGAAAATCGAAGCGGAAACTGGTGCTAACATCGACTTCAACGAAGTATTGATGGTAGCAGACGGCGAAAACATTCAACTTGGTACGCCTCTTGTAGAAGGTGCTGTGGTATCAGCAGAAGTTGTTGATCACGGTCGCGCTAAGAAAGTAAACATTCTTAAGTTCAAGCGTCGTAAGCACCACATGAAGCGTCAAGGCCACCGTCAGTGGTACACTGAAGTTAAAATTAGTGGTATTGCTCTTGATGGCGCTAAGCCAGCTGCTAAAAAAGCAACTGCAAAGAAAGCACCAGCTAAGAAAGCCGCTAAAACTGAAGGTGACGACTTAACTAAACTTTCAGGTGTTGGTCCCGTTATCGTTGGTAAATTGAACGACGCTGGTATCACAACATTTAAGCAAATCGCCGAATGGACAGCAGAAGATGTTGCTAAATTCGACGAGCAATTGAACTTTAAAGGCCGCATCGAACGCGAAGGTTGGATCGAGCAGGCTAAAGAATTATTGAAAGGAGAGTAA
- the rpmA gene encoding 50S ribosomal protein L27 gives MAHKKAGGSTRNGRDSESKRLGVKRFGGEEVSAGSIIVRQRGTRFHAGNGVGIGRDHTLFAKVDGKVKFEVKGKNNRKFVSIDA, from the coding sequence ATGGCTCATAAGAAAGCTGGTGGTAGTACTCGTAACGGCCGCGATTCCGAAAGTAAACGTCTTGGTGTTAAACGCTTTGGCGGTGAAGAAGTAAGCGCGGGTAGCATTATTGTTCGTCAACGTGGTACTCGTTTCCACGCTGGTAACGGTGTTGGTATCGGTCGCGACCACACTTTGTTCGCAAAGGTTGACGGCAAAGTGAAATTCGAAGTTAAAGGTAAAAACAACCGTAAGTTTGTTTCTATCGACGCTTAA